The genomic DNA GGAATTCTCAAGAAACGTCTAAAAAACAGATGGAAGAACAATCAAAAAAGGAGATGGAAGAGAATTCGCTCAAGTATTATGTATCTGTATCTTATGGGGACTTGGTGAAAAGCAGTGAGGTACACACTGAGCATCTCGGGTATCTCGGAACAAACACATATGGTACATTCCAGACAAATCTCATGTTGGAGGACAAGACGTTTAGTGTAATCTTAGCGAATCAACATGCCGATCATTCTACATATGAAATTGAAAAGGTATATCTTCTCAAATATGAGGATGGCTCCTTGTTAGGAAAAGAGGAATTGAAAACGGATGAGCAGTACGATCGAAGAGATCCGATGATACATTCATTTCAAGTGAATCAAATTAAGCAATATGAAGAGATGCGACTCGTGATACAAGTTGTCTATAACAATGGAAAAACCTTTGAGAAGGAAATTTATCAATCATGAATGCAAAAGAAGGTTGGAATCGTCCAACCTTCTTTTTTTCAGCATAGGGCAAGGAAAATCTGCGGTGTATAGAAGAAGCATAGGTTGAAGGTCGGGTAACAGAATCCGATGGTGATGAAGAAGTTGACGAACGCGACCCAAGCCAGTGCAACGCCGATCCCACCGAATGGAGTGAGGTAGAAAATTAACGTCCATCTGCCCTGGCAGCCCCAGATTCCGTTGATTCGTCCATCTGTTTCATAAATATCTAAGTAGTCGATGTCAGGTCGCGTTTGACCACCGAGCAGTGAATAAACTTGAGTCGCACTTTGCGGCTGCTGTCCAATTAATGCTTGAAGCTGGTTTTGTGGCATAGCCGATAAGGTCGTGAAAAGATTGACCAAGTTCTGTGGTGGTCCGCTCGTCGGTTGGGATAACGTCGGTAGAATTTGTTGAACCTGCTGTTGCTGCTGAAGAGTCAGTTGACCGGGCAATACGTTTGGTCCGGCTCCAGGAAGGCCACCAGGTCCCCCTGGGATACCTCCAATTCCCCCGGGTCCACCAGGAATGCCCGGAATCCCACCCATACCACCAGGTCCTCCTGGCATACCTGGGATTCCACCAGGCATGCCACCCATTCCAGGCCCACCCGGAATTCCACCAGGTAATCCGCCTAAGCCTCCTGGTAATCCCCCAAGGCCACCGATTCCGCCTGGTCCGCCAATTCCGAACGGTGGAAGCTGGCGTGCTTGGTATTGATTATGTTTCATAAACAATCCCCATTTCGATGTATGATGTCATATGCCACTATATGCAGCCCAGGGGATTGTGTGTTGACTCATTGAGGGAGTTAACTTAATCCCTCCTTCAGTATCCTTCTGACTTCTACAAACTCATTTCTATCTACTTGGTTATCAGGCTCTACCCAAGAAAAACCGTCATCTTTATAGCGGGGGAATACATGCATATGATAATGATCGACGTCTTTAAATAAACCGTTGTTTTGCATGATGGTTATACCGTCACAGTTATACACGGATTCAAGACCTTCGGCGATCTTTTGAGCTGCAAGTATAACTTCTGTAAGGCTCTTCTCGTCTAAATCTGTAAACTCTCGATAATGGGTTTTTGAAGTAACCAACACATGACCTTTGTTAATTGGATATTTATCTAAAAAACAACAGACCCATTCGTTATCATAAACTTTATAAGCATGCTCTCGTCCAGCAGTAATTTCACAGAAGAGACATGTATCCACGTTCAACCCTCCTTACTTATTTGTATATATTTTCCTGATTATAACATTGTAAAGTACCAAAAAAAGGACATTTCCTATTTAAGACGAATTTTTTAGCTATAACGATTTCGAGAGGAGATTGAACGGAATGAAGATGCTGGAAGCTGTTCCTGCATTACCAGTGAGTGATATGGATACGAGTATCGCGTTTTACCGGGATACGCTCGGATTTACCCTTGTTCATGAAGAGGAGGGGTTTGCTGTTCTCGGATGGGACGAGGTGCAAGTCCATTTGTGGCATGCGTATGATGAAAAATGGCGGAGGGTGGACCGGCCTTCTCCAGTTGTAACAGGCGCTGAATCCTTCCTGGCGGGGACAGCAAGCTGCCGGATCGGATTGGATGGCGTGGACGATTTGTACGCTAAACTCGTGTCCCATGAAATTATCCATCCAAATGCCCCCCTCTCGGATCAACCGTGGGGAAGTCGTGAATTCGGAGTCCTTGATCCAGACAACAACCTGATCACGTTTTATGAGTGGCGAATATCTGAGCGTTAGTTCAATGGAGGGGGGAAGAGGATGGCAACCTATATCGCTTTATTACGCGGCATTAATGTCGGGGGTCATAAAAAGGTGAAGATGGATCACTTGAAGGAGATTTTCAAGTCGATGGATTTTGAGAATGTCCGGACATACATCCAGAGTGGCAATGTCATTTTTGAAGCAGAAAATCAAGATCTCCCTAATCTGAAGGGAATGATTGAAACAGAGCTTGAGAAGGCGCTTGGATTTGCGGTGCCTGTTATCGTAAAAACGGCTGAAGAATGGCAGGCGGTGATGGAAGAGAGTCCGTTCGATGTAACGAGATTAAAAGAGGATGAAAAGCTGCATGTGTCCTTTTTAGCTGAAGAGCCGATTGCTGAAGCGGTCCAGAACTTGATGGACGTTGAGAGTGACATTGACGAATTCAAGCTTAATGGGAAAACCGCTTACGTCCTATGCCGAAAAGGCTACAAGAAAAGCGTATTCTCCAATACCTTCCTTGAAAAGAAGCTGAAAGTGGCAGCCACCACCCGAAACTGGAACTCCGTCATGAAAATTGCAGAACTTAGCAGAACCACTGTATAACTTGAATCATTTTGAGGTGTAAATATGAATGAAGAAATCGTTGTAGAAATAATTGATAAACTTAACTTAGAGGAGCTCGAACAGCTTTCGGAATTGCTGATTACAGTGGTCCATGATGGCGCTTCTATCGGTTTTTTACCGCCCATAGACGAAGAGGATGCGAAAAAGTATTTATACAGTGTAATCGAACCCACTAA from Pseudalkalibacillus sp. SCS-8 includes the following:
- a CDS encoding VOC family protein, which codes for MKMLEAVPALPVSDMDTSIAFYRDTLGFTLVHEEEGFAVLGWDEVQVHLWHAYDEKWRRVDRPSPVVTGAESFLAGTASCRIGLDGVDDLYAKLVSHEIIHPNAPLSDQPWGSREFGVLDPDNNLITFYEWRISER
- a CDS encoding HIT family protein codes for the protein MDTCLFCEITAGREHAYKVYDNEWVCCFLDKYPINKGHVLVTSKTHYREFTDLDEKSLTEVILAAQKIAEGLESVYNCDGITIMQNNGLFKDVDHYHMHVFPRYKDDGFSWVEPDNQVDRNEFVEVRRILKEGLS
- a CDS encoding DUF1697 domain-containing protein; protein product: MATYIALLRGINVGGHKKVKMDHLKEIFKSMDFENVRTYIQSGNVIFEAENQDLPNLKGMIETELEKALGFAVPVIVKTAEEWQAVMEESPFDVTRLKEDEKLHVSFLAEEPIAEAVQNLMDVESDIDEFKLNGKTAYVLCRKGYKKSVFSNTFLEKKLKVAATTRNWNSVMKIAELSRTTV